One Sulfitobacter mediterraneus genomic window, CCGCGGATGTGTTGATCACAGCGGGTGCGGCGGAGGCGAATTATCTCGCGGTGATGCAGCTTTTGCAGCCGGGGGACGAGATCGTGATCGAAACGCCGGGTTGGCCGCAGGCGGAGGTGCTGGCCAAGGCGATCGGGGCCGAGGTGGTCAAGGTACATCGGCAGGAGGCAGATGGCTGGCATTTGCCGCTGGACCGGGTTGCGGAGGCGGTGACGGACAAAACCAAGATGATTTTCATCACCAATCCAAACAATCCCACGGGCGATTTACTGAACGCGGATGAACTGGCGGAATTGGCGCGGATCGCGGGGCGCGTTGGTGCGTGGCTGTTGGTGGATGAGGTCTATGCGGGGCTGGAATGGGAGGGCAGTCGCGCGCCGTCGATTGCGGGAATGTATGAACGCGGGATTACTACGGGATCGGTGAGCAAGGCCTTGGGGTTGCAGGGGCTGCGGACGGGCTGGTTGATCTGCCGCGATCCTGAGTTGGTGATGGATGCGGTGATCCTGCGGGAGAATTCCAGCGAGATCATGAACATCATGGGCGAGGTGATTGCCGAAGTCGCGCTGCGCCCGGATCGCTATGGCGCTGCGATGGACAAGGCGCGGCGCGAAAGTGCGGCCAATCTGGCCAAGATGGACGCGTGGGTTTCGGCGCAATCCGGGCTGTCCTGGATCAAACCGCGTGCGGGATTGATCGGGCTGGGGCGGCTGCCCGAAGGGGTTGACAGTGATGCCTTTGCCAAGCGGCTGTTGGCGGAGCCATATCGCACATTCCTGCTGCCGGGCAGTGCATATGAGCAACCCAATCATATCCGGCTGGGGGTTGGTGGCGGCGCGGCCGTGAACCTTATGGAGGGGCTCGATCGGTTGGGGCGTGCTTTGGCTGAATATTGACAGCATTGCTAGCAGTGCTTACATGGTGAAGGAACGAAAAGAAGGAGACTTGGCATGCCGACCCTGACCATTCGCAATATCGCGCCGGAGGTGCATCAGGCCCTACGGGAGCAGGCGGCGGCGCATGGCCGGTCGATGGAGGCCGAGGTGCGGGCGTTGCTCAGCAATCACACGGGCGCGGCGCAGCCCAAAGAGGATGGCGCGGCGTTTTATGATCGGTTGCGGGCGCGGTTTGCCGGAGTAGAGAGCGATCTGGATTTGCCAGAGCGGCGCCAGCCCCGAGATACGCCTGACTTCGGCCCTGCGGGATGATCCTGCTCGATACCAACATCATCTCGGAAATCATGCGCCCCGAACCGGCCCCGGCCGTGCGGGACTGGTTTGCGCGGCAAACTCCGGCGGATTTGTATTTGAGCACGGTCACGCTGGGCGAGATCGGGTATGGTCTGCACCGATTGCCAGAAGGGCGCAGGCGGGATGGATTGATGCGGCAGGCGGACCGGCTGTTTGCCGAAGATTTTGCCGGAAGGGTGCTGAGCTTTGATGAAAGTGCTGCGGTGATCTATGGCCCGTTAGCTGCCGGGGCACGGCAGGCGGGGTGGAACATGGCGGTGGAGGATCTGATGATTGCGGCCATTGCACTGGCGCATGGCGCAGCGGTCGCCACCCGCAATCTAAGGGATTTTCGGCACAGCGGTCTGTCTGTTCAGAACCCCTTTGAAGGTTAGGGTTAAGGCCCTAGTCCACAAACGCCTTTTCGACGACAAAAGTATCGGGGCGGTTATTGGCCCCTTCGACCAATCCAAACCCTTCCAGCGCCGCCTTGGTGTCGCGCAACATGTCCATTGATCCGCAGATCATGCCGCGGTCTGTGGCGGGTGCGATGGGCGGCAGGCCCAGATCGTCAAACACCTTGCCAGACGCCATAAGATCGGTGATGCGGCCCATAAAGGGATAATCCTCGCGGGTGGTGGTGCAATAGTGGCGCAGCCCTTGGGCAAATTCACCGACCAGCGGGTCGTCCTTGACCGCCGCGACCAGTTCCTTGCCATAGGTCAGCTCGGCCACCTCGCGGCAGGTGTGGGTCAGGATCACCTCGTCGAATTTCTCGTAAGTTTCAGGGTCGCGGATCAGGCTGGCGAAGGGCGCAATGCCGGTGCCGGTGGCAAACATCCAGAGCCGTTTGCCCGGAAGCAAGGCATCATTGACCAGGGTGCCTGTGGGCTTGCGCCGCATCAAAACTGAATCGCCCACCTTGATCTTTTGCAGATGTTCGGTGAGCGGTCCGCCCGGCACTTTGATCGAGTAGAACTCGATCTCTTCATCCCAACTGGGCGAGGCGATGGAATAGGCGCGGAACACCGGGCGTTCGGCGTTGGGCAGGCCGATCATCACAAATTCGCCGGAGCGAAAGCGAAAGCTGTCCGGGCGGGTGATGCGGAATTTGAACAGGCGGTCGGTGTAATGCTGAACGGATGTGACGGTCTGGGCAAAGACCCCTGCGGGGATCGGAAACGCGCCTTGGGCGGCGGTTGCATCTAGGGACATTCTCACGCTCCGATAATCATTTGTATACAAATGAAATAGCGAAGCAAAAAGCGGCTGTCAACACGGGTCTGATTTCGGCAGGGCAGGGGATAATCGCCCTTGACGGCGAGCCGCGAAATATTCGTATACTAACAATAAGAACGCATGTTGGAGGACGGTTCATGGACAAGTTGGTGATCAGGAATATCGGGCAGATCCTGTCGGGAAAACTCGAAGAGCCGATCTTTGACGGGGATTGTCTGATTGCGGTTGATGGCAAGATTTCCGCATGGGGCAAGGAAAAGGATCTTGATTGCGAGGGCGCCACGACGACGGTGGATGCCCATGGCGTGACGCTGGCCCCCGGTTTGATCGACAGCCACATTCACCCCGTGGTCGGGGATTACACCCCGCGCCAGCAACAGCTGCACTGGATCGACAGCACGCTGCACGGCGGTGTGACCACGCTTATTTCAGCGGGTGAGGTGCATATGCCGGGACGGCCCAAAGATGTGGTTGGCCTCAAGGCGATGGCGATTGCCTCACAGCGCTGGTACGAGAATTTCCGCCCCTCCGGGGTCAAGGTGCATGCCGGTGCGCCGGTGATCGAACACGGCATGGTCGAGGAAGATTTCAAGGATCTGGCCGATGCGGGGGTCAAACTGTTGGGCGAGGTGGGTCTTGGCACGGTCAAGGATGGCAAGACCGCGCAGCAGATGGTCTCTTGGGCGCGTAAATACGGCATTCAAAGCACGATCCACACGGGCGGGCCGTCGATCCCCGGATCAGGGTTGATTGATGCCGATATGGTGCTGGAAACCGGAACGGATGTTGTGGGCCATATCAACGGGGGGCATTCGGCCTTGCCGGATGATCAGATCATCTGCCTGTGCGAAAGCTGCAAGGCGGCGCTTGAGATTGTGCACAACGGCAATGAACGCGCGGCGCTGCTGACGCTGAACACGGCGCGGGAATTGGGCAAGCTGGACCAGGTGATCCTTGGCACGGACGGTCCTGCGGGATCGGGGGTGCAGCCGCTGGGCATTTTGCGGATGATTGCGATGTTGTCCTCCTTGGGGAATGTGCCGGCGGAGCTGGCCTTCTGCTTTGGCAATGGCAACACATCACGGCAACGCAAACTGGATACCGGATTGATAGAGGTCGGCATGTGCGCCGATTTTGTACTGCTGGATCAGGCCCAACATGCGCCGGGCAAGAATATGCTGGAATCGGTGCAACTGGGTAATCTGCCGGGGGTTGGCATGACCATCATCGACGGTGTGGTGCGCAGCGAACGCAGCCGCAACACGCCACCGGCGGATAGATTGCCGGAGGTCGTTTCGGCCTAAGAGATCTTGCGCAACAGGTTGGCCAGCGTGCGCCGTTCCTGCGCGGTGAGCGGGGCAAGGGTGTCTTCGGTGATGATCAGGCCGGTCTGTTTGAGATCGTCAATCAGATCCGCGCCCTTCTCCGTCAGCGAGATGATGGAGCGGCGTTTGTCGACCTGATCGGGGCGCGATTGCATCAGCCCCTTGGCCTTGAGCCGGTCCACCACACCTTTGATCGTTGCCACATCCATCGCGGCGAGACGCCCCAGATGGTTTTGCGACACATCCCCCTGTTCGGCCACACGCAGCAAGGTGGTGAACTGGGTCGGCGTGAGGTTTTGCACCGCGTGTTTTTGAAAGATCGCCGCGTGCCGCTGGCTGGCCAGTCGAAGCAGATAGCCCACCTGATCTTCGAGGATATAGGCGGTCTCGCTGGGGGCAGGGGCGGTTCGGGTCATGAGCGTTCATACCGCAGGCAGGAAGTGATGCACAACGGGGAATGAAGTGGATTTGACAACCCCCGCATGTGTTGCCATATAAACCGCAACAGAGGAGTGCCCTGCCAGTGATCAAGTAAGTACCTGCAAGAACCGGCCCATTCGGCCAAGTTGGTATTTATTCACGGAGCATTCCATGCATCCCATTATTTATGACGTTGCCGTCTCTGTTGACGGTTATATTTCTGGTCCTGACGGGGACATCAGCCGCTTTGCCCAAGAGGGAGAAGTGGTGGAAGACTACGCTGCGCGGTTGCAAACCTATGGCGCGGCAATCATGGGGCGGGGCACCTATGAGTTTGGCTATCGCTTTGGTCTGGAGCCGGGGCAAAACCCTTATCCCCATATGCAGACCTATGTGTTCTCAAAGCAGATTGATCTGCCCGATCAAAGCGACGTGACCCAGATGCAGGGGGATTTGAAAGCGCATCTGGATGATCTCAAAGCGACCGCAGGCGGGCCGGTTTATCTGTGTGGGGGCGGGGCCTTTGCCGGGGCGTTGCTGGCGCTTGGGGCGATTGATCTGCTGCGCCTGAAGCGTGCGCCGATCGTGTTGGGCGGGGGTGTGCCGCTGTTTGGCGATGGCGCAGCGGCGCCAGATCTGAAGCATCGGTCAACCAAGGTCTATGAGGGCGGATACCTGTTTCAGGAATTTGCCCTGTGAGCCCTGCCACATGAGCAGGATGGCGGGCAGGTTTAACCTGCCCGCCTGATTTCATTTAGCGCAACCCGTCTTTGCCCTCGGCCTCGTCATGGGTCAAACCGCCCACGCGGGGCAGGGGGCGGCCGCTGTCGGTGACGGCCACGGCGACCATGATCTCATTGGCGCGGGGGGCGTCGTTGAGGCAAACCTCGATTCCGTCAAAATGGCTGCGCACATAGGCGGCGTCCTTGTGGCCCAGAGGCACATCGAGCACCTGACCGGGGCTGCCCATCTTTTTCGAAGAGGCGACCAGAGCTGCGCCTTTTTCCACGGCGGCCCGGAGGGGTGCGCCAAGTTTGGGATGCAGGATCGCGGCGGCATGTTCCAGCTCACCGTTTTCGCCGACCATGGCGGATTTGCCATAGCTTTGCGCTTGCGCCGGTGTGATGCCAAGGGCCGCGACACATTTGTCGCCCAGAAGCGCGCCCAGTTCTGCGCCGATGTCCATCAGGGCACTGAGGTCTTCCTGATAGACCCCGGCAAAGGGGTTTTCGATCACCGCCACGGCGACGGCCTTGCGGGTAGGCGGCGCAATGTTGCGGCCCATTTCGCTGTGGGTTTCCTCGACGTTGACGGCAATTTTGCGGATCTTGGCGGTCATCTCAATCCGTCCTCCCCTTTGATGTCTGCGGCGGCCAATCCGCCAGCGCGATTGTGAATGCGTGCGCCCGTGGTCATCACCAGAATGAGCATCATCTCATCGGCGCGCGGCGCGTCGTTGAGGCCCACTTCCATGCTGTCGAAATGGCTGCGCACATAGGATGCGTTGATATGGGTGATCGGCACATCAAGCCGTGCGCCAACGCCGCCCACCTTTTTGGTGGAGGGCACGATGGCGTTAGATCCATTCAGCAGCTCGCGCATCGCGTAACCGCCGGGAGCGTGCCAAAGTGCGCCATGCTCCAACTCTCCATCTGCGCCGATCAGGGCAGCCTTGCCGTAACCTTCGATCTGGTCGGCACCGCCAAGCATCTCGACCAGCTTTTCCGCCATCGACAGGCCGAGCGGTTTGAGATCCTCCATAAAGGGTTGGATGTCCGGTTCGTACCGTCCGGCGAAGGGGTTCTTGATCACCGCCATTACAGCGGCGCGTTTGAGGGATTTGGCAGGCACTGGGCCGCCCTCGTGAAAGATCTCTTCGATCACGCGGCTGGTTTTGCGCAGAATAACGTCAGGCATGTTCAGCGGTCCTTAAGCTGAGGGAAGCGAGGGGCGCGGTGCAGCTTTGGCTGTCCCCTTGCAGAAACAGGGCTGCACCAAGAATGCGGCCTTTTTGAATCAGATCATCGGCGCGTTTGCGCCCCTGTTCAAGCGCCAAGCGGCGGTCTGTTGCGGGCAACGCGCTGCAATGGGTCACCACGGGCAGATCGCCAAGGTCGCTGTTGTCATCAAGGCTGCTGGCCGGGGCGCGGGTGATCGCGGGATGGTCGGGCAGGTCCACGGCATTGGCGATCATCGTGGCGGCAACGTCCGCTTCGGCGGCGGTGCGGGCCAGCACGGTGACGCTGTCTGCGATGCCAAGGCTGAGACTGCGGCCATGGCGACCACTGGTGGCGATGCCGCGAATGGGCGTGTCTTGTGTGATTGTGATGCGGCCCAGATCACTGCCGTCATGGCCGGACATGGCAGATGTGAAATGCTGTCCTTTGGTCAGATGTAGGGCGATGTCGCCGCCGTTGTTCACATAGGCACGGGTCAGGGGCGTGGCGGCGCAGATGGCGTGCAGGACGTGATCGGCCACAGCACCGGCAACGGCAGCCATCGAGGTGACGAAACTCTCTGCCGCATAAGGATAGGCGGCAAGGTGCATCTGGCAGGCGATGGACCCGTTGGGCGGAGGACTGTCCGTGCTGAGCGGTTGGCGCAACGCAGGCAGTTCCCGCACCAGTTCCTCCAGCACAGTGGCAAAGCGGGCCTGCGCGGCGGCAAAGGCGATTTTGCGATCACCCTCGGCCCCGATGATCAGGTCTATCGGTCCGTGTTGCAGGTGCAGACGGGTGCCACCCGGCAAAAGATGAGCCTGCGGGCCCATCAGGACTTGTCGCCCTTGGCCCAGCGATAATTGGTATGGGCCATCGGATCATGTCCGTGCGCCTCTGGCTTGACCTTTCGGGTGACGCCGGTGACGGAGGACACGGGTTTGACCTCGCTCATGTGGCCGCCAAGGGTGGCGTAGTCACTGACCCGCAGGGAAAATTCAATCGGGGCGACCAGGGCAGGGGTCGGCACGTAGCCAAAGGATCCGGTGGGCATGTCCATCACATCGACCATCACCGTGATACCGCCGCCGGGCCAGACATAGGCCTCCGCGCCGCCGCAGGACACATGGGTCAGCGCGTCTTTGACTGAACGGGTCAGGCGCACGGGGTTTTCTGTGACCCCCGCCCGCAGGCTGCCGCCCGCGCCGCCCATGAACAGCACCGAACAGATCGAGGGTTCGCAGTTTTCCGCGATCAGATCGCAAGAGGCCCGCAAGGCATCCGGCATCGGTGCGGGTTGTGGCACCAGATCGGCGTCCAGTTCGTAATAGCCTGATTGTTCGCCCGTGGTTGAAACCATCAGAAGCCGCAGTCCGGCCCATGCCACCTTGGGGTTGAAGGGACCAAGGATCGCAAGCGGATCTTCGATATCGGTGCCGCCCCAGCCAGTGCCGGGCTCGGCCACCTGAAAGTAACGTCCCGGCGTGGAGCGGCGGCCAAGGATCTTGATGCCGGTGGGCGGCACATCGAGTTCCTTGCCTGCCTGATGTTCGGACAACACCCCGGTGATATGGTCATCGACTACCACAACGTCATCGGCATGAGACAGCCATTGTTTGGCAAACATCCCGATGGTGGCAGAGCCGCAGCCCACCCGCATCAGCTTTTCCGGCAGCCCGTTGATCACCGGCGCTTTGCCGGCCTCAACGACGATGGTGGTGGCGTGATCATCCTCTCCGATGATCATTTCCACCGGTTCGCGGTTGCACAGTTTCAAAAGGGCATCGCAGGTCACGCGGCCTTCTTTCTTGGTGCCGCCAGTCAGGTGTTCGACCCCGCCCAGAGAAAGCATCTTGGACCCGTATTCAGAGGTCATCACATGGCCAATCGGCTCTCCATCCACCCGCACCACATCGCGTTCGTGGCCAATGTGGCGGTCGGTGTCGATCTTCACCTTGACGCCGCAGTAGGAAAAGATGCCCTCGGTCACAACGGTGACCATATCGACGCCTTCAACGTCCTGACTGACAATAAAGGGCGCGGGTTTGTAATCGGGATAGGTGGTGCCAGCGCCGACAGCGGTGACAAAGGGGCGGTCGCCTTTGACGATATTGCCATCCCATTCATCGGCGGGTGTGTCCGACAGGAACGGTACCAGCTTTTGATCGGTGCCTTCGATGATGGTCAGCGCATCAAGGCGCACCAGATCACCGCCGTGGTTGGCATAGCGGTCACAGGCACCGATCTTGCCATCAGCGATGTAGCACATCACCGGGCAGGCGTCGCAGCGGATCTTTTCGGGTTTGGCGCGTTCAGTCATGGGATTTGGCCTTGAGTGCAGCGCGGACGCGGGCGGGGGTTGCGGGAACCTGTGTGATGCGGACACCGGTGGCATTGTGGATCGCATTCAGGATCGCGGGGGCGGTCGGGATCAACACATGTTCGCCCAGCCCCTTGGCCCCGTATGGCCCGTGGGCGTCCGGCTCTTCGATGATCAGGGTTTCAACGGGGGGCATATCGCCAATGGTCGGGATCAGGTAATCATGCAGGTTCTCGGTGCGCCCCGGAATGTATTCTTCCATCAAAGCCATGCCGAGACCCTGCGCAATGCCGCCTTGCACCTGACCTTCAACCAGCATCGGATTGATCGCCTTGCCCACATCATGGGCGGCAACAAAGTGCAGCGGCTTGACGGTGCCAAAGGCAGTATCGACCTCGACCACCACCAGATGCGCGGCATAGCCAAATTGCGCATAGGGTGCACCCTGGCCGTTTTCATCCAGCGGTTTGGTGGGCGGATCATAGGTTTCCTCGGAGCGCAGCACATAGCCTTCGCCATCGGCGGAGAGGGTCGATAGCGCAAAGCTGTGGCGGCCCGCCTTGTCAGTGGCGTGGATCATGCCATCTGCGATTTCAAGCTGGGCGTCTTGGGCGACATTCATCCGCTCAAGGATCTGCGCGCGCAATGCCGCGCCTGACAATCGCGCGGCATTGCCCGAGACATAGGTCTGCCGCGAGGCGGAGGTTTTGCCCGCATCCGGTGTCACGTCCGTGTCGGCGCCGATCAGGGTCAGGGCATGGACCGGCACGCCAAGGGCGGTGGCGAACAATTGGCTGATCACCGTGTTGGCGCCTTGCCCGATGTCCATTGCGCCTTGGTGCAGCATGATCGTGCCATCGGCGCGGATGCCCGCCTTGATGGTTGAGGGATTGGGCAGCGAGGTGTTGCCACAACCGTACCAGCCCGCCGCAATGCCAACACCGCGTTTCAGAGTGGTATTGGCCGCGTTGAATGCCGCCGCCGCACCGCGTTCCTTGGCCCATGCGGGGCGCAAGGCCTCAAGACAGGCGCGAATGCCAACCCCTTGGGAAAACACCTGTCCGCAGACCGTGGGCGCGTTGTTTTCCAATGCGTTGAGGATGCGGAACTCCAGCGGATCGAGGCCAAGCCTGTCTGCCAGCACGTCAAACAGGCTTTCTTGTGCAATCGCGGCCTGAGGCACGCCAAAACCGCGAAAGGCACCCGACGGCGGGTTGTTGGTATGGATGCCCTTGGATTCGGCGCGGTAGTTGGGGATGCTGTAGGGGCCGGACGCATGCACCGGTACCCGGTTGGCCACGGTCGGCCCCCAACTGGCATAGGCGCCGGTGTCAAATTCGCCATAGAAGTCATAGCCGGTGATCTTGCCGGTGCGGTCCGCGCCGATGCTCAGGCGGATGTCGGAAGGGTGGCGCTTGGTGGTGCTTTGCATCGATTCACTGCGCGAATAGGTCAGGCGCACGGGTTTGCCGGTCTTGATCGCGGCCATCGCCAGATAGGGCTGCACGGAAATGTCCAGCTTGGAGCCAAAGCCGCCGCCCACGCCGGTTGGCACAATGCGGATGCGGCTGCGATCCCAGCCAAGGATGATCTCAAGCGCCTCAAGATCCATGACGGGGGCCTGGGTGCAGGCGTAGACCTCGACACGGTCCCCATCCACACGGGCAAAGCCGGCTTCAGGCTCAATATAGGCATGTTCGACAAAACCGCTTTGGTAGTGGCCTGACACGGTGACATCCGCAGAGGCCAGCGCGGATTTGGCATCGCCGCAAGCGACAAAGCCGCCGCACATCACGTTCATGTCCCGGCCTTTGTGCAGCTCTGCGGCTTGATCCGTTTGGGCGCTGTGAATGTCGGTGCTGGCGGGGCGTTCCTCCCATGTCAGGGGGAAAGTGGCGGGATCGAAGTTGCGGATCATCTCCGGCGTTCCGATCACGGCGGCAACGGCTTCACCCCGAAAGCGGGTTTCGCCCTCGGCAAAGACGGGTTGATCCATGAACTGCGGAATGACGCCAAACACGTTGCGGCCTGTGATATCGGCAGCGGTCAGCACGGCCTCAACGCCAGTTCTGTTGGCAACAAATCCCTCCAGATCGCCAAAGGTGAAACCGGCGCGAGGGAAGGGCGAACGGATCACCAAAATCTCAAGCGTGCCGGGCGGCGCGATATCGTCGCCGAAGGCCTCGCGCCCCGCAACTTTGTCCGCGCCATCGAGGCGGCGGATTGCATCACCTGCATGACCGGGTGCATCGCGGGTGAGGGCAGGGGCACCCATCACGGCGTCGATGATCTTGCGATATCCGGTGCAGCGGCACAGCACCCCGCCAAGCGCATCTTGCACCTGCGTTTCCGTCGGCTGCGGATTGGCCCGCAGCAGCGCCACGGCTGAGGCCATCATCCCCGGTGTGCAGATCCCGCATTGCGCCGCGCCGTGGTTTTGAAAGCTCTCGCCCAGGGCATGGGCAATCGGATCATTGGCATGCAGGCCGGCGGGGGTTTCCACCGCGCGCCCCGCGGCCTGTTGCGCGGGCATCAAACAGGCGCAGACGGGGTCGCCGTCCACCAACACGGTGCAGGCGCCGCAATCGCCCGCGTTGCAGCCGATTTTCACATCCCGCGCACCAAGCTGTTCGCGCAGCATCTCTGACAGGCGTTGGCCGGGGGCGGGCTGGCATTGGGCGTGCTGCCCGTTGAGGGTAAAGGTCGTGGCGGAAAGGTCGGTGGGTTTGTTCATCACGCGGCCGCCTCTGCAATCGCACGGCGGATCTGCTCGGCCACCACATCAAGGCGGTAATCGGCGCTGCCGCGCACGTCGTCGATGGGGGAGAGGGGGGCAAGGTGGTCAGCTTCGACAACGGCCTGATGCACGGCTTTCCCGATCAGCGCCTGTTCCAAGGCGGGCAATCGCTGGGCCACGGGGGAACAGGCCCCAACGGCGATGCGGGCCTCGGTGATCCGGCCATTGGAGTCGAGGCAGATCAAGCAGGCGGTCATGGTGATGGAGATCACCAGATAACGGCGGCTGCCCAGCTTTTCAAAAGAGGAGGTGGCGTTCTGCGGTGGCTCCGGCACAAGGACGGCAGTGAGCAATTCGTCCGGGGCCAGTGCGGTCTGGCGCACGCCGGTGATGAACTGTGCCAGGGGCAGAACACGCGCCCCATTGGCGGCGCTGGTCAGTTCGACCTGCGCATCAAGGGTCAACAGCGGCGGAACGCCATCCGCTGCAGGAGAGGCATTGCAAAGGTTTCCGGCAATCGTTCCGGCGTTCTGGATCTGGATGCTGCCGACCTCGGCTGCGGCGGATTTGAGCCCGTCGAAGGCCGGGGGCAGATCGGCGTTGAGGATTTCCGTCCATGTGGTGGCCGCGCCAAACCGATAACCCACCTCGGTGCGGCTGATGCCGGACAGCCCGGCAATGCGGGTCACATCAAGAAAGAACGCTGGCCGCCGCCCCTGCCGCGCGGAGGGATAGACATCGGTGCCGCCCGCGACGACCTTACCGCCCTGACGGGTGAGGGTTTCAAGGGCCGAGGCCAGATCTGTCGGATTGTGATAGCTCACCATGGCTCCCGTTGCATTATTGTTTGTATGCAAATGATATGAAGGCGCCCCGGTTTTTGTCAACCGGATTCGGGGCGCTTTGGCTCAGGGAATGGTAAAGGCAAACTGCGCCGCGACGGGCACCCCATCCGCCAGATAGGGGCGGTGGTCATGGCTATTGAGCGCGACGCGCAGGTCGTAGCTGCCCGGGCTCAGTGCGCCGATGTCAAAGCGGGTGTCGTAAAGCCGTCCGAGTTTCAGACCGTTGAGATAGATATGCGCATGACC contains:
- a CDS encoding UPF0280 family protein, with amino-acid sequence MGPQAHLLPGGTRLHLQHGPIDLIIGAEGDRKIAFAAAQARFATVLEELVRELPALRQPLSTDSPPPNGSIACQMHLAAYPYAAESFVTSMAAVAGAVADHVLHAICAATPLTRAYVNNGGDIALHLTKGQHFTSAMSGHDGSDLGRITITQDTPIRGIATSGRHGRSLSLGIADSVTVLARTAAEADVAATMIANAVDLPDHPAITRAPASSLDDNSDLGDLPVVTHCSALPATDRRLALEQGRKRADDLIQKGRILGAALFLQGDSQSCTAPLASLSLRTAEHA
- a CDS encoding ferredoxin--NADP reductase; this translates as MSLDATAAQGAFPIPAGVFAQTVTSVQHYTDRLFKFRITRPDSFRFRSGEFVMIGLPNAERPVFRAYSIASPSWDEEIEFYSIKVPGGPLTEHLQKIKVGDSVLMRRKPTGTLVNDALLPGKRLWMFATGTGIAPFASLIRDPETYEKFDEVILTHTCREVAELTYGKELVAAVKDDPLVGEFAQGLRHYCTTTREDYPFMGRITDLMASGKVFDDLGLPPIAPATDRGMICGSMDMLRDTKAALEGFGLVEGANNRPDTFVVEKAFVD
- a CDS encoding dihydrofolate reductase family protein, which gives rise to MHPIIYDVAVSVDGYISGPDGDISRFAQEGEVVEDYAARLQTYGAAIMGRGTYEFGYRFGLEPGQNPYPHMQTYVFSKQIDLPDQSDVTQMQGDLKAHLDDLKATAGGPVYLCGGGAFAGALLALGAIDLLRLKRAPIVLGGGVPLFGDGAAAPDLKHRSTKVYEGGYLFQEFAL
- a CDS encoding MarR family winged helix-turn-helix transcriptional regulator; amino-acid sequence: MTRTAPAPSETAYILEDQVGYLLRLASQRHAAIFQKHAVQNLTPTQFTTLLRVAEQGDVSQNHLGRLAAMDVATIKGVVDRLKAKGLMQSRPDQVDKRRSIISLTEKGADLIDDLKQTGLIITEDTLAPLTAQERRTLANLLRKIS
- a CDS encoding amino acid synthesis family protein, giving the protein MTAKIRKIAVNVEETHSEMGRNIAPPTRKAVAVAVIENPFAGVYQEDLSALMDIGAELGALLGDKCVAALGITPAQAQSYGKSAMVGENGELEHAAAILHPKLGAPLRAAVEKGAALVASSKKMGSPGQVLDVPLGHKDAAYVRSHFDGIEVCLNDAPRANEIMVAVAVTDSGRPLPRVGGLTHDEAEGKDGLR
- a CDS encoding 6-hydroxynicotinate reductase, with the translated sequence MTERAKPEKIRCDACPVMCYIADGKIGACDRYANHGGDLVRLDALTIIEGTDQKLVPFLSDTPADEWDGNIVKGDRPFVTAVGAGTTYPDYKPAPFIVSQDVEGVDMVTVVTEGIFSYCGVKVKIDTDRHIGHERDVVRVDGEPIGHVMTSEYGSKMLSLGGVEHLTGGTKKEGRVTCDALLKLCNREPVEMIIGEDDHATTIVVEAGKAPVINGLPEKLMRVGCGSATIGMFAKQWLSHADDVVVVDDHITGVLSEHQAGKELDVPPTGIKILGRRSTPGRYFQVAEPGTGWGGTDIEDPLAILGPFNPKVAWAGLRLLMVSTTGEQSGYYELDADLVPQPAPMPDALRASCDLIAENCEPSICSVLFMGGAGGSLRAGVTENPVRLTRSVKDALTHVSCGGAEAYVWPGGGITVMVDVMDMPTGSFGYVPTPALVAPIEFSLRVSDYATLGGHMSEVKPVSSVTGVTRKVKPEAHGHDPMAHTNYRWAKGDKS
- a CDS encoding amidohydrolase family protein; amino-acid sequence: MDKLVIRNIGQILSGKLEEPIFDGDCLIAVDGKISAWGKEKDLDCEGATTTVDAHGVTLAPGLIDSHIHPVVGDYTPRQQQLHWIDSTLHGGVTTLISAGEVHMPGRPKDVVGLKAMAIASQRWYENFRPSGVKVHAGAPVIEHGMVEEDFKDLADAGVKLLGEVGLGTVKDGKTAQQMVSWARKYGIQSTIHTGGPSIPGSGLIDADMVLETGTDVVGHINGGHSALPDDQIICLCESCKAALEIVHNGNERAALLTLNTARELGKLDQVILGTDGPAGSGVQPLGILRMIAMLSSLGNVPAELAFCFGNGNTSRQRKLDTGLIEVGMCADFVLLDQAQHAPGKNMLESVQLGNLPGVGMTIIDGVVRSERSRNTPPADRLPEVVSA
- a CDS encoding type II toxin-antitoxin system VapC family toxin, with the protein product MILLDTNIISEIMRPEPAPAVRDWFARQTPADLYLSTVTLGEIGYGLHRLPEGRRRDGLMRQADRLFAEDFAGRVLSFDESAAVIYGPLAAGARQAGWNMAVEDLMIAAIALAHGAAVATRNLRDFRHSGLSVQNPFEG
- a CDS encoding FitA-like ribbon-helix-helix domain-containing protein, producing MPTLTIRNIAPEVHQALREQAAAHGRSMEAEVRALLSNHTGAAQPKEDGAAFYDRLRARFAGVESDLDLPERRQPRDTPDFGPAG
- a CDS encoding amino acid synthesis family protein; translated protein: MPDVILRKTSRVIEEIFHEGGPVPAKSLKRAAVMAVIKNPFAGRYEPDIQPFMEDLKPLGLSMAEKLVEMLGGADQIEGYGKAALIGADGELEHGALWHAPGGYAMRELLNGSNAIVPSTKKVGGVGARLDVPITHINASYVRSHFDSMEVGLNDAPRADEMMLILVMTTGARIHNRAGGLAAADIKGEDGLR
- a CDS encoding aminotransferase class I/II-fold pyridoxal phosphate-dependent enzyme; the encoded protein is MKVKIHTLFQYLLETTDAEPEAIVGFSLAESPKLGEFIADLDPDLPLDWNNRDFRGLPELRDHVLAQAGLSGLCSAADVLITAGAAEANYLAVMQLLQPGDEIVIETPGWPQAEVLAKAIGAEVVKVHRQEADGWHLPLDRVAEAVTDKTKMIFITNPNNPTGDLLNADELAELARIAGRVGAWLLVDEVYAGLEWEGSRAPSIAGMYERGITTGSVSKALGLQGLRTGWLICRDPELVMDAVILRENSSEIMNIMGEVIAEVALRPDRYGAAMDKARRESAANLAKMDAWVSAQSGLSWIKPRAGLIGLGRLPEGVDSDAFAKRLLAEPYRTFLLPGSAYEQPNHIRLGVGGGAAVNLMEGLDRLGRALAEY